ACTGcctactaaagaaaaaaaaattctctttgAACCTTAGGCCATACCTGAGTCGCATTGCACTATAACAAAACATGAACAAGTAAACAGAATGAGCCATGAGagctaaatgaaagaaaactatCTGAATGATCCTAAGACTTACTACGATCCTATGGGCAATAATGTGCATGGGTTATTGCTGAAACCAGCCATTCATCATTAGCTTGGATATTTGCTGAAAGAGGGATGTATAGAGAATTAGAAAAGCCACACAAAACAATTCTCTATTCCACAATGTGATAAATTAGCATTCAATttcaaaaccacaaaaaaaaaccttgcaGTGTCCCAAattttcccatttcttttcATCTCAGGAGCATTCAGTGAAGGTGGTCACCATGTTCCCTCTTCGCTGAGTCACTGTCCTGCAGTGCTGCTTCGCTGAGCCATGAAATCTACTGTCAGTCCTGGAAGTGTGCGTATTAAAGGAGAACATCTTCTCCAAGTCCTCAAACATGTCATCAAAGAGTCCGCCACCAAAGCCTCCCTGCTGAAACCCCCTTCTCTGCCTGTTCATGGCATCTTGATGAGCTTGGAAGTGACTATCAAAGTGTCTCTTTTGGTGGGCTTGATTGTGGGAGTTGGAGTGAAAGTGGTGTTGGTGTCGCTGTTGTTGACCAAAAGAGTTAGAGTCAGTGAAAATGTCATCAAAGTTGAAGTTGAAGGACTGGAAGTGCTGCTTGAAGTTATAGTCCccactgcctcctcctcctcttcctccatgtcccTCCCCTGATGATGCACCATGGCCAAATAGGTCATAATCTTTCCTTCTCTTATCATCAGATAATGTTTCATATGCTGAAAGAGACAAATGTAATTTAGACAAGCTCAaatgatttacatttaa
The window above is part of the Melanotaenia boesemani isolate fMelBoe1 chromosome 23, fMelBoe1.pri, whole genome shotgun sequence genome. Proteins encoded here:
- the LOC121634560 gene encoding dnaJ homolog subfamily B member 9-like; protein product: MATAQSVLLLAVHVLLISEFILAKRDYYEILGVPRDATERQIKKAFHKLALKYHPDRNKSPDAEAKFREIAEAYETLSDDKRRKDYDLFGHGASSGEGHGGRGGGGSGDYNFKQHFQSFNFNFDDIFTDSNSFGQQQRHQHHFHSNSHNQAHQKRHFDSHFQAHQDAMNRQRRGFQQGGFGGGLFDDMFEDLEKMFSFNTHTSRTDSRFHGSAKQHCRTVTQRRGNMVTTFTECS